The following proteins come from a genomic window of Dongia rigui:
- the addB gene encoding double-strand break repair protein AddB, whose amino-acid sequence MDRRPSLFGRESPVCCIPTGVSFVDALAHGLMQETAGDPLSLSAITVLLPNRRACRAVQEAFLRLGASGGRALMLPRLMPLGDLDDSEVGLQGIALDFSLGEDLSDPLPPAMPNMRRHLLLALLVQKAAAATLPGGGDMSFDQAARLAAELARLLDQVETERLDFAAIRNLAPAELAEHWQLTLRFLGILQENWPEILRQEGAVDAAKRRNLLLERQARLWRERPPAHPIIAAGSTGSIPASADLIATIAGLPQGLVVLPGLDTEADDKQWAEISADPAHPQFGLAQLLARLETPPAKIWAWPHPLPDGPRRPAPPTRGRIVSAALLPAEATKEWPAIAVRLGDRAELAWRDVQRIDCRTEQEEAGIIALMLREAVAQPAPYRAALVTPDRGLARRVAAELRRWGIVIDDSAGTPLPTTSSGLFFRLIAEALAEDLAPVPLLALLKHPLAAAGMPQLEFQRLVHLFERKVLRGPRPAPGLAGLEAALTAADRLSDTDRRSIRLLLDRLTSLIAALGTWSEDLPLADRLTAHVRFAEALAARPEAMGGSYLWHGEAGEALGGFVADLHQACSGMAAIGARTYAALIAELMGGVDVRPRFGLHPRLFIWGPLEARLQQVDLMVLGGLNEGIWPGDVAIDPWLSRPMRRDFGLPALERKVGLAAHDFQQALGAPQVVLTRAQRVGGKPSVPSRWLLRLDAFLRALGLVEPVEGPSQYRGWQMRLDRPEKIQARGRPAPTPGARYRPNELPVTDIEKWMRDPYVLYARRILKLRPLDPLDQNADAADLGNLFHGILDRFLKDTPLPLPDDAEARLLSIGTQEFAQHMARPAVWAFWWPRFRQMAGWFIAEMRARQDGLTFIATESTGSLTIDSVSPPFKLTAKADRLDVQRDGRLTIIDYKTGRPPNPQDVILGFSPQLPLEAAIASQGGFDKVPTAAVAALEFWYLKGGRGGATVIPVKDPESKAVADPMTLAVDAYQGLKDLVEHFSHDDTPYMAEPRGDFGLTYNDYEHLARYDEWSNEDEA is encoded by the coding sequence ATGGACAGACGGCCAAGTCTTTTCGGGCGCGAGTCGCCTGTGTGCTGCATTCCGACGGGCGTCAGCTTCGTCGACGCGCTGGCGCATGGCCTGATGCAGGAAACGGCGGGCGATCCTTTGAGCCTCAGCGCAATCACCGTGCTGCTGCCCAATCGCCGCGCCTGCCGGGCGGTGCAGGAAGCCTTCCTGCGGTTGGGCGCCAGCGGTGGCCGTGCTCTTATGCTGCCGCGCCTGATGCCGCTTGGCGATCTTGATGACAGCGAGGTCGGGCTGCAGGGTATCGCGCTTGATTTCTCGCTGGGCGAAGACCTATCCGATCCATTGCCGCCCGCGATGCCGAACATGCGCCGGCATCTGCTGCTGGCGCTGCTGGTTCAGAAGGCCGCTGCGGCGACCTTGCCCGGCGGCGGCGATATGTCGTTCGATCAGGCGGCGCGGCTGGCAGCGGAGCTCGCACGGCTGCTGGACCAGGTCGAAACCGAACGCCTCGATTTTGCCGCCATCCGCAATCTTGCCCCGGCGGAACTTGCCGAGCATTGGCAACTCACCTTGCGCTTTTTGGGCATCCTGCAGGAGAACTGGCCGGAGATCCTGCGCCAGGAAGGTGCCGTCGATGCCGCCAAGCGCCGCAACCTGTTGTTGGAACGCCAGGCGCGATTATGGCGCGAGCGGCCACCGGCGCATCCCATCATCGCCGCGGGCTCGACCGGTTCGATCCCCGCAAGTGCCGACCTGATCGCCACGATCGCCGGTTTGCCGCAGGGTCTTGTCGTCCTGCCAGGCCTCGATACAGAGGCCGATGACAAACAATGGGCGGAGATTTCGGCCGACCCGGCGCATCCGCAATTCGGCCTGGCGCAATTGCTGGCGCGCCTGGAAACGCCGCCGGCCAAGATATGGGCCTGGCCGCATCCCTTGCCGGACGGCCCGCGCCGGCCGGCACCGCCAACGCGCGGGCGCATCGTGAGCGCGGCGCTGTTGCCGGCCGAGGCGACGAAGGAATGGCCGGCGATCGCGGTGCGCCTTGGCGACAGGGCGGAACTGGCCTGGCGCGACGTGCAGCGCATCGATTGCCGCACCGAGCAGGAGGAAGCCGGGATCATCGCGCTGATGTTGCGTGAGGCTGTGGCACAACCGGCACCTTATCGCGCCGCCTTGGTGACACCCGATCGCGGCTTGGCGCGGCGTGTGGCGGCGGAACTGCGGCGCTGGGGGATTGTCATCGACGATTCCGCCGGCACCCCGCTGCCGACGACCAGCAGTGGGCTGTTCTTCCGCTTGATAGCCGAGGCGCTGGCCGAGGACCTCGCCCCCGTACCGTTGCTGGCCTTGCTGAAGCATCCGCTCGCCGCTGCCGGCATGCCGCAGTTGGAATTCCAGCGTCTTGTGCATCTCTTCGAACGGAAAGTCTTGCGCGGTCCACGCCCGGCGCCAGGCCTTGCCGGGCTCGAAGCGGCACTGACCGCGGCCGACCGCCTCAGTGACACCGATCGCCGCTCCATACGCTTGTTGCTCGATCGCCTGACCAGCCTGATTGCGGCACTTGGCACGTGGTCGGAAGACCTGCCGCTGGCCGATCGGCTCACCGCCCATGTCCGCTTTGCCGAAGCTCTGGCCGCACGGCCGGAGGCGATGGGCGGCAGCTATCTGTGGCACGGTGAGGCGGGCGAGGCATTGGGTGGCTTCGTGGCCGATCTGCATCAGGCCTGTTCCGGCATGGCGGCAATCGGTGCCCGCACCTATGCGGCCTTGATCGCTGAACTGATGGGCGGGGTGGACGTGCGTCCGCGCTTCGGCTTGCATCCGCGCCTCTTCATCTGGGGCCCGCTGGAAGCCCGTTTGCAACAGGTCGATCTCATGGTCCTCGGCGGGCTCAATGAAGGGATCTGGCCGGGTGACGTCGCCATCGACCCCTGGCTCAGCCGCCCGATGCGCCGCGACTTCGGGCTGCCGGCCCTGGAGCGCAAGGTCGGCCTGGCGGCGCATGATTTCCAGCAGGCGCTTGGGGCGCCGCAGGTCGTGCTGACGCGCGCGCAACGTGTCGGCGGCAAGCCCAGCGTGCCGTCCCGCTGGCTGCTGCGCCTCGACGCCTTCTTGCGCGCGCTGGGGCTGGTCGAGCCGGTTGAGGGCCCCAGCCAGTATCGCGGCTGGCAGATGCGGTTGGACCGGCCGGAGAAAATCCAGGCGAGGGGGCGACCCGCACCGACGCCCGGTGCCAGATATCGGCCGAACGAGTTGCCGGTGACGGATATCGAGAAATGGATGCGCGATCCTTACGTGCTCTATGCGCGCCGCATCCTGAAACTGCGGCCGCTCGATCCGCTTGACCAGAATGCCGATGCCGCCGATCTCGGCAATCTTTTCCACGGCATTCTCGACCGCTTCCTTAAAGATACGCCGCTGCCTTTGCCCGATGACGCCGAGGCGCGGTTGTTGTCGATCGGCACACAGGAATTCGCCCAGCACATGGCGCGGCCGGCGGTCTGGGCCTTCTGGTGGCCACGCTTCCGGCAAATGGCGGGTTGGTTCATCGCCGAGATGCGGGCGCGCCAAGATGGTCTCACATTCATCGCGACCGAAAGCACCGGCAGCCTCACCATCGACAGCGTCTCGCCACCCTTCAAGCTGACGGCCAAGGCCGACCGGCTCGACGTTCAGCGCGATGGCCGCCTCACCATCATCGACTACAAGACGGGAAGGCCACCCAACCCGCAGGACGTGATCCTGGGCTTTTCGCCGCAATTGCCGCTGGAGGCGGCGATCGCCAGCCAGGGCGGCTTTGACAAAGTGCCGACGGCCGCGGTGGCGGCGCTGGAATTCTGGTATCTGAAAGGCGGGCGCGGTGGCGCCACCGTGATCCCTGTGAAGGATCCGGAAAGCAAGGCTGTCGCCGATCCGATGACGCTGGCGGTCGATGCCTATCAGGGTTTGAAGGACCTGGTCGAGCATTTCAGCCACGATGACACGCCCTATATGGCCGAGCCGCGCGGGGATTTCGGCCTCACTTACAACGACTATGAGCATCTGGCCCGCTATGACGAATGGTCGAATGAGGACGAGGCATGA
- a CDS encoding nucleotidyltransferase family protein codes for MPSDRINVPKTAMVMAAGFGTRLRPFTETTPKALVPVLGVPMLDVVLNRLVAVGVQRAVINLHHLGDKIREHLKNRRDIEIVFSEEAEILETGGGIVQALPLLGDEPFYAVNAKIIWLNGKTDALVRLAQNWDDARMDALLLLQSTVTAVGYDGKGDFTMDQEGRVRRRLGWQVAPFLYAGIQICHPRLFRDPPKGAFSTNVVWDRAIEEDRLFGLRHDGEWYHVSTPQHLVDVERHLSFHGIKF; via the coding sequence TTGCCAAGTGATCGCATCAACGTGCCGAAGACCGCCATGGTGATGGCAGCCGGCTTCGGCACCCGGTTGCGCCCCTTCACCGAGACGACACCGAAAGCATTGGTCCCCGTGCTGGGTGTCCCGATGTTGGATGTGGTGCTCAACCGCCTCGTTGCCGTCGGCGTGCAGCGCGCGGTTATCAACCTGCATCATCTGGGCGACAAGATCCGCGAACATCTCAAAAATCGTCGCGATATCGAGATCGTCTTTTCCGAGGAAGCCGAGATCCTGGAGACCGGCGGCGGCATCGTCCAGGCCCTGCCGTTGCTGGGTGACGAGCCGTTCTATGCGGTGAATGCCAAGATCATCTGGCTCAACGGCAAGACCGACGCGTTGGTACGCCTCGCCCAGAACTGGGACGATGCGCGCATGGATGCGCTGCTGTTGCTGCAATCGACCGTGACCGCGGTCGGCTATGACGGCAAGGGCGACTTCACCATGGATCAGGAGGGGCGCGTGCGCCGGCGCCTCGGCTGGCAGGTGGCGCCGTTTCTCTATGCCGGCATCCAGATCTGCCATCCGCGCCTCTTCCGGGATCCACCGAAAGGCGCCTTTTCGACCAATGTCGTCTGGGACCGGGCGATCGAGGAAGACCGGCTCTTTGGCTTGCGCCATGACGGCGAGTGGTACCATGTCTCGACGCCGCAACACCTCGTCGATGTCGAGCGGCATTTGAGCTTCCACGGCATCAAATTCTAA
- a CDS encoding aminoglycoside phosphotransferase family protein has translation MNATTMTAEARTSRRDRFLAEAGWGGADLRLLAGDASFRHYDRLTMDGKTAVLMDAPPPMENVRPFVRIGRLLKGLGFSAPEIFAEDAEAGFLLLEDLGDQTYTRELDAGGDAEALYALATDTLIALHQRVPAEELASLPTFDDARALREVQLVLDWYWPAHFGSPAPEGVRAEFVAAWQQVLPQREAAPKSIALFDFHVDNLLVLKDRQGIEACGLLDFQDAVLAPATFDLVSLLEDVRRNVPWDLMTRMTQRYLAANPGIDRHAYMAAYAIIGAQRNTRIAGTFARLLKRDGKPWYQRFMPRVWELIAHDIKHPVMAPVAAWYARHLPPSERAAIATA, from the coding sequence ATGAACGCAACGACCATGACCGCGGAGGCGCGCACCTCACGCCGCGACCGGTTCCTTGCCGAGGCCGGCTGGGGTGGGGCAGATCTGCGCCTGCTGGCGGGCGATGCGTCGTTCCGCCATTACGACCGCCTCACCATGGATGGCAAAACGGCCGTGCTGATGGATGCGCCGCCGCCGATGGAGAATGTGCGTCCCTTCGTACGCATTGGCCGCCTGCTGAAAGGCCTCGGCTTCAGCGCGCCGGAGATTTTTGCCGAAGATGCCGAAGCAGGCTTTCTCCTCCTTGAGGATCTTGGCGACCAGACCTATACGCGGGAGCTTGATGCCGGCGGCGATGCCGAAGCGCTCTATGCGCTGGCGACCGACACGCTGATCGCGCTCCACCAGCGGGTACCAGCTGAAGAACTGGCCAGCCTTCCCACCTTTGATGATGCCCGCGCCTTGCGTGAGGTGCAGCTCGTTCTTGACTGGTATTGGCCGGCGCATTTCGGATCGCCGGCCCCGGAAGGGGTGCGCGCCGAATTCGTCGCGGCCTGGCAGCAGGTCCTGCCCCAGCGCGAGGCGGCGCCCAAGAGCATCGCGTTGTTCGATTTTCACGTCGATAACCTGCTGGTCCTCAAGGATCGCCAGGGGATCGAAGCCTGCGGCCTGCTCGACTTCCAGGACGCGGTGCTGGCGCCGGCGACCTTTGATCTGGTCTCGCTGCTGGAAGACGTGCGGCGCAATGTGCCGTGGGATTTGATGACGCGGATGACCCAGCGGTATCTTGCCGCCAATCCGGGCATCGACCGTCACGCCTATATGGCGGCCTATGCCATCATCGGTGCCCAGCGCAACACCCGCATCGCCGGGACCTTCGCGCGCTTGCTCAAGCGCGACGGCAAGCCCTGGTACCAGCGCTTCATGCCGCGCGTCTGGGAACTTATCGCGCACGACATCAAGCATCCGGTCATGGCGCCCGTTGCCGCCTGGTATGCCCGCCACCTGCCGCCCAGCGAACGTGCGGCGATTGCCACTGCCTGA
- the tsaE gene encoding tRNA (adenosine(37)-N6)-threonylcarbamoyltransferase complex ATPase subunit type 1 TsaE has protein sequence MTARAGRILAGLARAGDVLALWGDLGAGKTTLARGFIAAVVPAEEVVPSPTFTLVQTYAADIGGSPADIWHFDLYRLKSAEEAYEVGIEEAFAEGISLIEWPERLGSLLPRHRLDVTLLPGVGADSRILSLAGPDAWMQRLGGFKSALSGE, from the coding sequence ATGACCGCACGGGCCGGAAGGATATTGGCCGGTCTTGCGCGTGCCGGCGACGTGCTGGCGTTGTGGGGGGATCTCGGCGCCGGCAAGACGACGTTGGCCCGTGGGTTCATCGCCGCTGTCGTGCCCGCGGAAGAAGTTGTTCCCAGCCCGACCTTTACCCTCGTTCAAACCTATGCGGCCGACATCGGCGGCAGCCCGGCCGATATCTGGCATTTCGACCTCTATCGGCTGAAATCGGCCGAAGAGGCCTATGAGGTCGGGATCGAGGAGGCGTTCGCTGAGGGTATATCGCTCATCGAATGGCCGGAACGCCTCGGCTCGCTCTTGCCACGCCACCGGCTCGACGTGACTCTGCTGCCGGGCGTGGGTGCCGATTCGCGCATTCTGAGCCTTGCCGGGCCGGATGCCTGGATGCAGCGGCTGGGTGGTTTCAAGTCGGCTTTGTCGGGGGAGTAA
- a CDS encoding NAD(P)/FAD-dependent oxidoreductase — protein MSAVQQTDVVIIGAGPVGLFAVFECGMLKMRCHVIDALESTGGQCVAMYPEKPIFDIPGYPSIDAAALIHKLEEQAAPFSPTYHLGQQVEKLTQAGDRWLVETNTGTRIDTKVVIIAAGCGAFGPNRPPLDHLADYEGKSVFYLVKRREDFRGKRIVIAGGGDSALDWTISLADIAEKIYVIHRRPKFRGAPESVARMEALAKTGKVELVVPYQLHSLEGAGGQLSAVNVATMEGDVRRLDADTLLPFFGLAMNLGPIATWGLNLERSHITVNPQNCATSAPGIFAIGDIATYPGKLKLILCGFSEAAMAAHAAHPLLHPGEALHFEYSTSKGVPGS, from the coding sequence ATGAGTGCCGTTCAGCAGACCGATGTCGTCATCATCGGTGCAGGTCCCGTGGGGCTATTTGCCGTCTTTGAATGCGGCATGCTGAAAATGCGCTGCCATGTGATCGACGCGCTGGAAAGCACGGGCGGCCAATGCGTCGCCATGTACCCGGAAAAGCCGATCTTTGACATTCCCGGCTATCCGTCGATCGATGCCGCGGCCCTCATCCACAAGCTCGAAGAACAGGCGGCGCCGTTCAGCCCTACCTATCATCTTGGCCAGCAGGTCGAAAAACTGACCCAGGCCGGTGATCGCTGGCTGGTCGAAACCAATACCGGCACCAGGATCGACACTAAAGTCGTCATTATCGCGGCTGGTTGCGGCGCTTTCGGCCCCAACCGCCCGCCGCTCGACCATCTTGCCGATTACGAAGGCAAGAGCGTGTTCTACCTCGTGAAACGGCGCGAAGATTTCCGCGGCAAGCGCATCGTCATCGCCGGCGGCGGCGATTCGGCCCTCGACTGGACCATCTCGCTCGCCGATATCGCCGAGAAGATCTATGTCATCCATCGCCGGCCGAAATTCCGCGGTGCACCAGAATCGGTCGCCCGCATGGAAGCGCTGGCCAAGACCGGCAAGGTCGAACTGGTCGTGCCCTATCAGTTGCACAGCCTGGAGGGCGCCGGCGGCCAGCTATCGGCCGTCAATGTCGCCACCATGGAGGGCGATGTGCGCCGGCTCGACGCCGACACGCTCCTGCCCTTCTTCGGCCTGGCCATGAATCTGGGGCCGATCGCGACCTGGGGGCTCAACCTCGAGCGCAGCCATATCACCGTCAATCCGCAGAACTGCGCCACCAGCGCGCCGGGCATCTTCGCCATCGGCGATATCGCCACCTATCCGGGCAAGCTGAAGCTCATCCTGTGCGGCTTCTCCGAAGCAGCCATGGCCGCCCATGCCGCGCACCCCCTCCTGCACCCCGGGGAAGCCCTGCATTTTGAATACTCGACGTCGAAGGGCGTGCCGGGAAGTTAA
- a CDS encoding hybrid sensor histidine kinase/response regulator, translated as MSTLVSETVGSPPKEDIAAFIDEKNDGSAARADSWQILIVDDDPDVHVTTEFALGSEIILDRPLKFLHAYSANEAEALLRKLNNVAVILLDVVMETDDAGLRLVHTIRETLGMSTPRIILRTGQPGYAPEHDVIRDYDIDDYRTKAELSKVRLFTSVATALRAFDRLRQLLEANQRLEKMTRDLEILNIDYLEQREAALSAAQAKSRFLANVSHELRTPLNAIVGFSELSLRAIDDQRPIPPAYLQDILEAGRRLTTLVDDILDFSQLDARKRQLMIEPVNIQELMDYQQELYDGEARRSGLQLVVQGGSVDRVCHVDRSSLSKILSHVISNGLRFSPRGASVELEWSFDDGSLRISVSDRGPGIPKSIKENLDEPFSIGQDVLTKDASGLGLGLTHCRLLMTLMGGRIFIQDREGGGSCVTLLLPDLAS; from the coding sequence TTGAGCACACTGGTTTCAGAGACAGTTGGGAGTCCACCAAAAGAGGATATCGCCGCTTTCATCGATGAGAAAAACGATGGCAGCGCGGCGCGTGCCGATTCGTGGCAAATCCTGATCGTCGACGACGATCCCGATGTCCACGTCACGACCGAATTCGCCCTGGGTAGCGAGATCATCCTCGACCGCCCCTTGAAATTCCTCCACGCCTATTCCGCCAACGAAGCGGAAGCCTTGCTGCGCAAGCTCAACAATGTTGCCGTCATTCTGCTCGACGTCGTGATGGAAACCGATGACGCCGGTTTGCGCCTGGTCCATACCATCCGCGAGACGCTGGGCATGAGCACCCCACGCATCATCCTGCGCACCGGCCAACCGGGTTATGCGCCCGAGCATGATGTCATTCGCGACTACGATATCGACGACTACCGGACCAAGGCCGAACTGTCGAAGGTCAGGTTGTTCACCTCCGTGGCGACAGCCCTGCGCGCCTTCGATCGGCTGCGCCAGTTGCTGGAGGCCAACCAGCGCCTGGAAAAGATGACCCGTGACCTGGAGATTCTCAACATCGACTATCTGGAACAGCGGGAAGCCGCCTTGAGCGCCGCCCAGGCCAAGTCGCGTTTCCTCGCCAATGTCAGTCACGAGTTGCGCACGCCGCTCAACGCCATCGTCGGCTTCAGCGAACTGTCCTTGCGCGCCATCGACGATCAACGGCCGATTCCGCCGGCCTATCTGCAGGATATCCTTGAGGCCGGCCGCCGGCTGACGACGCTGGTCGACGACATTCTCGATTTCAGCCAGCTTGACGCCCGCAAGCGGCAATTGATGATCGAGCCGGTAAACATCCAGGAACTGATGGATTATCAGCAGGAACTTTATGACGGTGAAGCACGTCGCTCCGGCCTGCAGCTGGTCGTGCAAGGCGGTTCCGTCGACCGGGTCTGCCATGTCGATCGCAGCTCGCTCAGCAAGATCCTCAGTCATGTCATTTCGAACGGCCTGCGCTTTTCGCCGCGGGGCGCATCGGTCGAGCTCGAGTGGAGCTTCGATGACGGATCGCTGCGCATCTCCGTCAGCGATCGCGGACCGGGCATTCCCAAATCGATAAAGGAAAACCTAGACGAGCCTTTCTCGATCGGCCAGGACGTTCTCACCAAGGACGCCAGCGGCCTGGGTCTTGGCCTGACGCATTGCCGCTTGCTGATGACTCTGATGGGCGGCCGCATCTTTATCCAGGATCGCGAGGGGGGTGGCAGCTGCGTCACCTTGCTGTTGCCAGATCTCGCCAGCTAG